Proteins encoded in a region of the Carassius carassius chromosome 49, fCarCar2.1, whole genome shotgun sequence genome:
- the LOC132132116 gene encoding B-cell CLL/lymphoma 7 protein family member A-like: MSGRSVRAETRSRAKDDIKRVMAAIEKVRKWEKKWVTVGDTSLRIFKWVPVTESKSDDKNKKKKGREEKYGSELTTPENSSSPGMMEMHDENSNQSSIADSSPVKMENSCSTSPTPEATAAAHTDGNKCKAEHTPSPDKGNCNSTPSETSTTKKDTRLSGEKDSSSDTSTNTQESEDGSPPTKKSRVESSSQDLDN; this comes from the exons ATGTCTGGCAGGTCAGTGCGCGCGGAGACCCGGAGCAGAGCCAAAGATGACATCAAACGCGTTATGGCCGCTATTGAGAAAGTTCGAAAATG GGAGAAAAAATGGGTGACGGTTGGAGACACTTCACTGCGTATCTTTAAATGGGTTCCAGTGACAGAATCCAAGTCAGATGAT AAGAACAAAAAGAAGAAGGGCAGAGAGGAGAAATATGGATCGGAGTTGACAACTCCAGAGAACAGTTCCTCTCCGGGAATGATGGAAATGCACG ATGAGAACAGTAACCAGAGCTCAATAGCTGATTCCTCTCCGGTGAAGATGGAGAACAGCTGTAGCACGAGCCCGACACCAGAGGCCACTGCTGCTGCTCACACTGATGGAAACAAATGCAAGGCAGAACATACGCCATCCCCTGACAAAG GGAATTGTAACTCTACCCCTTCAGAGACATCAACGACCAAAAAAGATACTCGGTTATCAGGGGAGAAGGACTCCTCATCAGACACCTCAACAAACACTCAG GAAAGTGAAGATGGTTCCCCACCCACAAAGAAAAGTAGAGTGGAATCATCTTCTCAGGACTTAGATAACTGA